A portion of the Tenacibaculum todarodis genome contains these proteins:
- a CDS encoding AAA domain-containing protein, with protein sequence MVYHNNEDIFDDEPIELIIRFENKSVNTLGKQNKGSFEELKRWIENKSIKCFFQKKNEDEHKVTFQIENKQIELVLKWQEQTFDYKTIINQKSKNVISEIQQLNSDEYTVTENCKVKLIDFKKPYRSQRELEDLYNKICKLEISPKSEIENQQEIWDKWIEAQKLILNKNSQPLEIVKYDQPINIHESLYQFRVKLKQEENPEFKNIEKIISEEPFNLNERINPDGSLFLRFKDINDVLDRVIQKDFTTILERDKQIACVLKITPFSISNKISKTFNNRFIVSNNSDTINVYINNLSQKQEIVDKMFLEQFYFKSYGAEFEIDWHCNIKLDKNINISDHLLRRLRHNVFSRKHNEFDSLKKMYQELITIFGKDKVKSKVYLNFDQSRVNQPIRFENSSFKNTFWTEIKREFYSFDFDTNVSESQQTVAFEFVDYSDLKSKYEKIKSLNRFNIMLSPLNDDFKFKVKIDIIAKKSKKEEFLDKTRQIAGSEFYIDRGDKFEYKKRQVVIGNLNGRNSDYNYYVFNLPYKWSDDKRQTDKFFKFIEEEPKIKFVTPNLRGDQAKISWLNEAMNKITNPKEGLDLKPVNEKIKDFIFDSSKAEEIYKNLSKDEEEWNELKRHELLILNDSQRKAVLSALNCTDLALLQGPPGTGKTTVIAEMIWQMVRVNQEQKILLTSETNLAVDNALEKLLNKNHTLVKPIRFGRASKFEEEGKKYAFERIMKWVDEKFETDDNYENEVLEEDDVEIVEEDFYNNSVQLWMRRIANNSQQSNPKYSDIMKDWAFEMAQPDKEMKMVFKDKYFKYANVVGSTSSSAGSPNFGADYQRIFNDYEGELEIGQLYKRAKNLSKKHIGFNGWYKGTNLLEVIKPIEFDTVITDEASKATPPELLLPMCFGRKNIIIGDHRQLPPMLHDKTFKETLESLETTEAKELASEINKDFVETSQFERLIMHPKVSPTIKSTFNEQYRMHPKINNVIKQFYLDEGGLEPGKPIKENANDPNLNNPFSRHHGFLLNKFINPDIHTIWVNVDEPEELSGTSRINNYEIEAVELVIKLLKISNGFEAYMKHWENSNDQNKIQEEKEIGLISFYGHQVSKLKEVALKARNKYDIPIRLNTVDKFQGMERNIIIVSTVRSDKKIENGITKTNKDIGFAKSPKRLNVALSRAKRLLIVVGNKNMFYRFKDKNGNQIYKNVIDTINNEGIVVDFSDLKKEFGND encoded by the coding sequence ATGGTATACCATAATAATGAAGATATTTTTGATGACGAACCTATAGAACTGATAATAAGATTCGAAAATAAATCTGTAAATACTCTTGGTAAACAGAATAAAGGAAGCTTTGAAGAATTAAAAAGATGGATTGAAAATAAATCAATAAAATGCTTCTTTCAAAAGAAAAATGAAGACGAGCATAAAGTAACTTTTCAAATTGAAAACAAGCAAATAGAATTAGTTTTAAAATGGCAAGAACAAACTTTCGACTATAAAACAATAATAAATCAAAAATCGAAAAATGTAATATCTGAAATTCAACAACTCAATTCAGATGAATATACTGTTACTGAAAATTGTAAAGTAAAACTTATTGACTTCAAAAAGCCTTATCGTTCTCAAAGAGAATTAGAAGATTTATATAACAAAATATGCAAACTTGAAATTTCGCCAAAATCAGAAATTGAAAATCAGCAAGAAATTTGGGATAAATGGATTGAAGCACAAAAACTCATTCTTAATAAAAATTCTCAACCATTAGAAATAGTCAAATACGACCAACCGATAAATATTCACGAATCACTCTATCAATTTCGAGTTAAGTTAAAGCAAGAAGAAAATCCAGAATTTAAGAATATTGAAAAGATTATTTCAGAAGAACCTTTCAATTTAAACGAACGAATAAATCCTGATGGAAGTCTGTTTTTGAGGTTTAAAGATATTAACGATGTATTAGATAGAGTTATACAAAAAGATTTTACAACCATACTCGAAAGGGATAAACAAATTGCTTGTGTTCTTAAAATCACACCTTTTTCTATATCAAATAAAATTAGTAAAACATTTAACAATCGTTTTATAGTTTCAAATAATAGCGATACAATTAATGTTTACATAAATAATTTATCTCAAAAACAAGAGATTGTAGATAAAATGTTTTTAGAGCAATTTTACTTCAAGAGTTACGGAGCAGAATTCGAAATTGATTGGCATTGCAATATAAAATTAGATAAGAACATAAATATTAGCGACCATTTATTGAGACGATTAAGGCACAATGTTTTCTCAAGAAAACATAATGAATTTGATAGTCTAAAAAAAATGTACCAAGAATTAATCACCATTTTTGGAAAAGATAAAGTTAAGTCAAAAGTGTATTTAAACTTCGACCAATCTAGAGTTAACCAACCAATAAGGTTTGAAAACTCATCATTTAAAAACACTTTTTGGACTGAAATAAAACGAGAATTTTATTCATTCGATTTTGACACAAATGTTAGTGAATCACAACAAACTGTTGCTTTTGAATTTGTTGATTATTCAGATTTAAAATCAAAATACGAGAAAATAAAATCTTTAAATAGATTTAATATTATGCTCTCGCCATTAAATGACGATTTTAAATTCAAAGTAAAAATCGACATCATAGCTAAAAAATCTAAAAAAGAAGAGTTTTTGGATAAAACAAGACAGATAGCTGGTTCAGAATTCTACATTGATAGAGGTGATAAATTTGAATACAAAAAAAGACAGGTTGTAATTGGAAATCTAAATGGTAGAAATTCCGACTATAATTATTACGTTTTCAACTTACCTTATAAATGGTCAGATGATAAACGTCAAACAGATAAATTTTTCAAGTTCATTGAAGAAGAACCTAAAATTAAATTTGTAACACCAAATTTAAGAGGAGACCAAGCAAAAATATCTTGGCTAAATGAAGCAATGAATAAAATTACTAATCCAAAAGAAGGATTAGACCTAAAACCTGTAAACGAAAAAATCAAAGATTTCATTTTTGATAGTTCAAAAGCAGAGGAAATATATAAAAACCTCTCAAAAGATGAGGAAGAATGGAATGAATTAAAAAGACACGAATTACTAATCTTAAACGATTCTCAAAGAAAAGCTGTTCTATCTGCTTTAAATTGTACAGATTTAGCATTACTTCAAGGTCCACCAGGAACTGGTAAGACAACTGTTATCGCAGAAATGATTTGGCAAATGGTAAGAGTAAACCAAGAACAAAAAATTCTTTTAACTTCTGAAACAAATCTTGCTGTAGATAACGCATTAGAAAAATTACTAAATAAAAATCATACACTAGTAAAACCAATACGTTTTGGAAGAGCTAGTAAGTTTGAGGAAGAAGGAAAAAAGTATGCGTTTGAACGCATAATGAAATGGGTTGACGAAAAATTTGAAACTGATGATAATTATGAAAATGAAGTTCTAGAGGAAGACGATGTTGAAATAGTTGAAGAAGATTTTTACAACAATTCTGTACAATTATGGATGCGAAGAATTGCGAACAATTCCCAACAATCTAATCCAAAATATAGTGACATTATGAAAGATTGGGCTTTTGAAATGGCGCAACCTGATAAAGAAATGAAAATGGTATTTAAAGATAAATACTTTAAATATGCAAATGTTGTTGGTAGTACAAGTAGTTCAGCAGGAAGTCCAAATTTCGGTGCTGATTATCAACGAATTTTCAACGATTATGAAGGCGAATTAGAAATTGGTCAATTATATAAACGAGCTAAAAATCTAAGTAAAAAACATATAGGTTTTAACGGTTGGTATAAAGGAACAAATTTATTAGAGGTAATTAAACCTATTGAATTTGATACAGTAATAACTGATGAGGCAAGTAAAGCGACACCACCTGAATTATTATTGCCAATGTGTTTTGGACGCAAAAACATTATAATTGGCGACCATAGACAATTACCACCAATGCTTCACGATAAAACCTTTAAAGAAACATTAGAATCACTTGAAACAACAGAAGCAAAAGAATTGGCATCTGAAATTAACAAGGACTTTGTAGAAACTTCTCAGTTTGAACGATTAATAATGCACCCTAAAGTTTCACCAACCATTAAATCTACATTTAATGAACAATATAGAATGCATCCAAAAATCAACAATGTAATTAAACAATTTTACTTGGATGAAGGTGGTTTGGAACCTGGAAAACCTATAAAGGAAAATGCAAATGACCCAAATCTAAATAATCCATTTTCTAGACATCACGGATTTTTGCTTAATAAATTTATTAATCCAGATATTCATACTATTTGGGTTAATGTGGATGAACCAGAAGAATTAAGCGGAACATCAAGAATAAATAATTATGAAATTGAAGCTGTTGAGCTAGTTATAAAACTTCTTAAAATATCAAATGGATTTGAAGCGTATATGAAACACTGGGAGAACAGTAATGACCAAAATAAGATTCAAGAAGAAAAAGAAATTGGTTTAATTAGTTTTTACGGCCATCAAGTATCTAAATTGAAAGAAGTTGCTTTAAAAGCAAGAAACAAATATGATATTCCAATTCGATTAAATACTGTCGATAAATTTCAAGGTATGGAAAGAAACATCATTATTGTTTCAACAGTAAGGAGTGATAAAAAGATAGAAAACGGAATAACCAAAACGAACAAAGATATTGGTTTTGCTAAATCACCTAAACGATTAAATGTAGCTCTATCAAGAGCCAAACGCTTATTAATAGTCGTTGGTAATAAAAATATGTTTTATAGATTTAAAGATAAAAATGGAAACCAAATTTATAAAAATGTAATTGACACCATAAACAATGAAGGAATTGTAGTTGATTTTAGTGACCTAAAAAAAGAATTCGGAAATGACTGA
- a CDS encoding PIN domain-containing protein — protein sequence MLSFEDIGEILGFNVIDNPSQKKYKDYAEYEILKDALQSLEEFEMITTGDNSYSYCQLTDIGKEYFQKGKKFKVHTNKQFELYFDNTNDDHSIAKDNFEFLKSVNTEENSINSRINYEDEQLLKTFAENQIPEIYNVKKMNSFKDSVLIEKEHKSVTLYAVFLVDVSSGKYRTLVYEDNSKSINTYFSSYLNKNRENADNLFFQILQKYGIYQNPTSDDFLYREVLIKSQKEIEKIIAEDKNISEKIAKNINQLKFIEPFMFIDKLDTIIKNSENEVWLMFNKVSKLLIETLSKIINDINDKYLFIYLPINDDLETELEEFKRKVSETLNSYLIIGNIDEFNVITEKSNKTSIYKKDNFPLKISSKSIKYKFVRKHTNVEIKEHIDSFRQDFAEEYVENISNEIDSLIAEKINSDDLSNYSIKEIEDIDFKISPFYNSTEHSLILSEIKENKLALLKAVKNARNKKIESFIVSILEELKSLELSDERKFKTLKAKTNKEKEKFEEIESSLFLDLEKKFLLKEKEFELIKKRKSIIIDTNILIEEPKIIDIIGSLQNIIFSAKVIDELDGLKNKSETKNKAQDAIREIRKHQKKRNISFNTSKVDNLPDDLNKKSPDNMILSVALQYQKRNPILLTNDKGLQIKAEMLEIPAKTITELTSLLSLSKRNKTNNRKKR from the coding sequence TTGTTAAGTTTTGAAGATATAGGCGAAATTTTAGGTTTTAATGTAATAGACAATCCTTCTCAAAAAAAATATAAAGATTATGCCGAATATGAAATCTTGAAAGATGCCTTACAAAGTTTAGAAGAATTTGAAATGATAACTACTGGAGATAATTCTTATTCTTATTGTCAATTGACAGATATAGGAAAAGAATACTTTCAAAAAGGTAAAAAATTTAAAGTTCATACAAATAAGCAGTTTGAATTATATTTTGACAATACAAATGACGACCATTCAATAGCAAAAGATAATTTTGAGTTTTTGAAAAGTGTTAATACTGAAGAAAACTCAATTAATTCTAGGATTAATTATGAAGATGAACAACTATTAAAAACATTTGCCGAAAATCAAATCCCTGAAATTTATAATGTTAAAAAAATGAATTCTTTTAAGGATTCTGTTCTAATCGAGAAAGAGCATAAATCAGTAACGTTATATGCTGTTTTTTTAGTTGACGTAAGTTCTGGAAAATATAGAACTCTTGTTTATGAAGATAATTCAAAGTCAATTAACACATATTTCTCTTCATATTTGAACAAAAACAGAGAAAACGCAGACAATTTATTTTTTCAAATTTTACAAAAGTATGGTATTTATCAAAATCCAACTTCTGATGATTTTTTATATAGAGAAGTATTAATTAAATCTCAAAAAGAAATTGAAAAAATAATAGCTGAGGATAAAAATATTTCTGAAAAAATAGCAAAAAACATCAATCAACTAAAATTTATCGAACCTTTTATGTTTATTGATAAATTAGATACAATTATCAAAAATTCAGAAAATGAAGTTTGGCTAATGTTTAATAAGGTATCAAAATTATTGATTGAAACTTTATCTAAAATCATTAATGACATTAACGATAAATACCTTTTTATTTATCTTCCAATTAATGATGATTTAGAAACTGAATTAGAAGAGTTTAAAAGGAAGGTTTCGGAAACTTTAAATTCATATTTAATAATTGGCAACATCGATGAATTTAATGTTATAACAGAAAAATCGAATAAAACATCTATATACAAAAAAGACAATTTCCCTTTAAAAATAAGTAGTAAATCAATCAAATATAAATTCGTTAGAAAACATACCAATGTAGAAATCAAAGAGCACATTGATTCTTTTAGACAAGATTTTGCTGAAGAATATGTGGAAAATATAAGTAATGAAATCGACTCTCTAATTGCTGAAAAAATTAATAGTGATGACTTATCAAATTATAGTATTAAAGAAATTGAGGATATTGATTTTAAAATAAGCCCTTTTTATAATTCAACTGAACACAGTTTAATTTTAAGTGAAATTAAAGAAAATAAGTTAGCATTGTTAAAGGCTGTAAAAAATGCAAGAAATAAGAAAATAGAATCCTTCATTGTGTCAATATTAGAGGAACTGAAAAGTTTAGAGTTATCTGATGAAAGAAAATTTAAAACTTTAAAAGCAAAAACGAATAAAGAGAAAGAAAAATTTGAAGAGATAGAATCAAGTCTGTTTCTAGACTTAGAAAAAAAGTTTTTACTTAAAGAGAAAGAGTTTGAACTAATAAAAAAGAGGAAATCAATAATTATTGACACAAATATCCTAATAGAAGAACCAAAAATAATAGATATAATTGGTTCGCTTCAAAATATCATTTTTTCTGCTAAAGTCATCGATGAACTAGACGGTTTAAAGAATAAAAGTGAAACAAAAAATAAAGCACAAGATGCAATTAGAGAAATTCGTAAACACCAAAAAAAGAGAAATATAAGTTTCAATACAAGTAAAGTTGATAACTTACCAGATGATTTAAATAAAAAATCACCTGATAATATGATTTTATCTGTTGCATTGCAATACCAAAAAAGAAATCCTATTCTTTTAACTAATGATAAGGGTTTGCAGATTAAGGCTGAAATGTTAGAGATACCTGCTAAAACAATTACCGAATTAACCTCTTTACTTTCTCTTAGCAAAAGAAATAAAACCAACAATAGAAAAAAACGATAA